A stretch of DNA from Rathayibacter sp. VKM Ac-2762:
CAGACCGCGGCGAGCATGCCCACGGCGAGGACCGTGAGCGCGATGCAGACGAAGCGGGTGCCCTCGGCGAGGTCCGCCGGTGCGGGGACGCCGCCGCCCGCCTTCGCGTTCACGATCGCGCCGAACACGGCCACGGCGACGGCGCTGCCGATGTTGCGGGCGAAGAAGTTGGTCGAGGAGACCACTCCGCGCTCGTTCCAGTCGACGCTCGACTGCGCCCGGATCAGCGTCGGAGTCGCCACGAGCCCCATGCCGGCGCCGATCAGCACGCAGAACCCGGCGATCTCCCACAGCGTCGAGGAGGCGCCGAGCAGGACGGTCAGCGCCGTGCCGATCACGACGAGCCCCGCTCCGAGGAAGCCCGTGTTGCGGAAGCCGATGCGCAGGTAGAGCCGGCCCGACAGGCTCGCCGCGACCGGCCAGCCGAGCGTCATCGCCGCGACGGCGAAGCCCGCGCCGAGGGCGGAGCTGCCGAGCACGCCCTGCGCGAAGGTCGGGAAGTACGAGGTGACGCCGAGCGTGATCGCGCCGACGGTCACCGAGACCAGGCTGGTCGAGATCAGCACGCGCCGCGTGAGGACCCAGAGGGGGAGCACCGGGGCGGCCGCGCGCCGCTCGATCGCGACGAAGCCGGCGAACGCGAGGGCCGAGACGACGAATACGCCGACTCCGGCGGGGGAGAGCCACGGCCAGGCGCTGCCGCCCTCGAGCAGCCCGAGGATGAGCAGCGCGGTGCCCACGGCGAGCACGGAGGCGCCCGCCACGTCGATCCGCTGCTTCTCGCCCCGCGTGGTCTCGCGGAAGCTGCGGATCAGGAGGAACGCCGCCAGGAGGCACAGGGGGATGTTGACGAGGAAGATGCCGCGCCAGGCGCCCAGGTCCGAGAGCACGCCGCCGAGGGTCGGCCCGACGACCGAGGAGATGCCCCAGACGCTCGCGAGGTAGCCCTGGGTCTTCGCACGCTCGGCGACCGTGTAGATGTCGCCGGCGATGGTGATGCCCATCGGCTGGATCGCTCCGGCCCCCAGGCCCTGCAGGGCGCGGAACGCGATCAGCGCGGGCATGCTCCAGGCGAGGCCGCACAGGAGCGAGCCGACCAGGAACAGGGCGATGCCGATCAGCATGATGGGCTTGCGCCCGATCACGTCCGCGAGCTTGCCGTAGAGGGGGACCGAGACCGCCTGGGCCAGCAGGTAGATCGAGAACAGCCAGGGGAACTGCTCGAAGCCCCCCAGGTCGGCGACGATGGACGGCACGGCCGTCGAGAGGATCGTGGCGTCGAGGGCGACCAGAGCGGTCGAGATCATCAGGGACAGCAGGATCGGGCCGCGCTCCGAGCGCAGTCCGACACTCGCGCGGGTGGGGGCGTCGGTCACTCTGCCCAGGCTATTTCATAGCCGGGGGATGGAAGCGGGGAGGAGAGGATCCGCTCCGGGGCTCGGTAGACTGGTGGCATGGAACTCGTTCTCTGGCTCGTCGTGTCCGCCATCGCCGGTGTCGGCCTCGTCTCCGGAGTCGCGGCTCTCATCGCCATGACGCGGGCGCCCTGGTCGGCCGACAAGTAGCCGCCCGGCCGGCCTCGCGCCGGCACTACTCGTAGATCCGCACCACGCTCCACTGCGGCTCCGTCGACGCGACCACGTCGAGCACGAACGCTCCGCCGGTCGCG
This window harbors:
- a CDS encoding MDR family MFS transporter, with protein sequence MISTALVALDATILSTAVPSIVADLGGFEQFPWLFSIYLLAQAVSVPLYGKLADVIGRKPIMLIGIALFLVGSLLCGLAWSMPALIAFRALQGLGAGAIQPMGITIAGDIYTVAERAKTQGYLASVWGISSVVGPTLGGVLSDLGAWRGIFLVNIPLCLLAAFLLIRSFRETTRGEKQRIDVAGASVLAVGTALLILGLLEGGSAWPWLSPAGVGVFVVSALAFAGFVAIERRAAAPVLPLWVLTRRVLISTSLVSVTVGAITLGVTSYFPTFAQGVLGSSALGAGFAVAAMTLGWPVAASLSGRLYLRIGFRNTGFLGAGLVVIGTALTVLLGASSTLWEIAGFCVLIGAGMGLVATPTLIRAQSSVDWNERGVVSSTNFFARNIGSAVAVAVFGAIVNAKAGGGVPAPADLAEGTRFVCIALTVLAVGMLAAVWAMPKEGRTAPGEDRAAEAEPDAARPDAAQP